One Pecten maximus chromosome 16, xPecMax1.1, whole genome shotgun sequence DNA window includes the following coding sequences:
- the LOC117344669 gene encoding trichohyalin-like, with amino-acid sequence MKKEKKDRERQEREMGEKTGQEEEERNQTAGEKTGQEEEERKQTEEGDVNHRTEKEEVVKKRKETEAERKQKAERKRAKESRRKQRRRAEEEAEVERKKEEARKKGAEKGEERSKERDSAEEWKPTKAEKKEYIEELEEDRNESEELEDDDDDGQMEVQDVVERPAEGTRHRPKRECPMPDCDKVLENIPRHLRQFHNMTAVEAANQVSLQGYQRNGRTAPKLGCPLEGCSSSTTRLDLHLTRIHSFGKESDEFREAMKEARTPGVREVDKTSLGQALREYARHSRNRITGRRQSANTAAAHETGIRTMLPQGLSKATVLDLKGIGEDGGLIDTLLRSLKPKTVKIYLCSLGKFVEFLSASFNWQRHESRN; translated from the exons atgaaaaagGAGAAGAAAGATAGGGAGAGGCAGGAAAGAGAGATGGGGGAGAAGACGGGacaggaggaggaggagaggaATCAGACAGCGGGGGAGAAGACGGGacaggaggaggaggagaggaAGCAGACAGAGGAGGGGGATGTCAATCATAGGACAGAGAAGGAAGAGGTGGTTAAGAAGAGAAAG GAGACAGAGGCGGAGAGGAAGCAGAAGGCGGAGAGAAAGAGAGCGAAGGAGAGTAGAAGGAAGCAGAGGAGAAGGGCAGAGGAAGAGGCGGAGGTAGAAAGAAAGAAGGAAGAGGCTAGAAAGAAAGGAGCGGAAAAAGGAGAGGAAAGAAGCAAGGAAAGAG ATAGCGCGGAAGAATGGAAACCAACGAAGGCGGAAAAGAAAGAATATATAGAGGAGCTAGAAGAGGACAGGAAT GAATCGGAAGAGCtagaagatgatgatgatgacggtCAGATGGAGGTCCAGGACGTTGTGGAACGTCCGGCAGAGGGCACGCGG CATAGGCCCAAGCGCGAGTGTCCGATGCCGGACTGCGACAAGGTGCTGGAGAATATTCCTCGGCACCTTCGTCAG TTCCACAACATGACCGCGGTCGAGGCAGCCAACCAAGTCTCCCTCCAGGGGTACCAGAGAAATGGAAGGACGGCACCAAAACTAGGCTGTCCCCTGGAGGGATGCAGCTCCTCGACCACGAGACTGGATCTCCACCTGACCAGGATCCATTCATTTGGGAAGGAGTCGGATGAGTTCAGAGAGGCAATGAAGGAGGCCAGGACGCCTGGGGTGAGGGAGGTCGACAAGACCTCCTTGGGCCAAGCCCTGCGGGAGTATGC GCGACACAGCCGCAACCGGATCACCGGTCGACGACAGTCAGCAAACACAGCGGCAGCTCACGAGACCGGGATCCGGACCATGCTCCCGCAGGGCCTTTCGAAAGCCACCGTCCTTGACCTGAAGGGCATAGGCGAGGACGGTGGCTTGATTGATACTCTTCTCAGAAG